A region of Sugiyamaella lignohabitans strain CBS 10342 chromosome A, complete sequence DNA encodes the following proteins:
- the URB1 gene encoding Urb1p (Protein required for the normal accumulation of 25S and 5.8S rRNAs; nucleolar protein; associated with the 27SA2 pre-ribosomal particle; proposed to be involved in the biogenesis of the 60S ribosomal subunit; GO_component: GO:0005730 - nucleolus [Evidence IEA]; GO_component: GO:0005730 - nucleolus [Evidence IDA] [PMID 14562095]; GO_component: GO:0005730 - nucleolus [Evidence IDA] [PMID 15208443]; GO_component: GO:0005730 - nucleolus [Evidence IDA] [PMID 22842922]; GO_component: GO:0005634 - nucleus [Evidence IEA]; GO_function: GO:0003729 - mRNA binding [Evidence IDA] [PMID 23222640]; GO_process: GO:0000466 - maturation of 5.8S rRNA from tricistronic rRNA transcript (SSU-rRNA, 5.8S rRNA, LSU-rRNA) [Evidence IMP] [PMID 15208443]; GO_process: GO:0000463 - maturation of LSU-rRNA from tricistronic rRNA transcript (SSU-rRNA, 5.8S rRNA, LSU-rRNA) [Evidence IMP] [PMID 15208443]; GO_process: GO:0006364 - rRNA processing [Evidence IEA]; GO_process: GO:0042254 - ribosome biogenesis [Evidence IEA]) produces the protein MIDQKEQSNQIVQDKILSLILGSNSPRDALLLDIVKRIEGNLGTSWNNRVFSSQFQSSNNKVDDYERQPTFIHTKDGFEVSLDIEIIKASVQSFHPMANFTVEENLSLDEIQTKMASFSNLYPTDIVYNSEFLLMCLASSTEIFKDNGSVDLKAFVESYGMSFVLCCLSSEAPSGYLKSARSILAAVAFYLSEESDKSSSYREKLVIKLLVSKVLNFFSSSNQDFDKYLPSCVCTMMALTLPVMTNPGHYLNEKAVDFLLSTPSLRATELPMFSAITKTSSENAIREIQWLFENLTYSLSTQKDVALYMQKGVFEYALSVKELSSSIKIEPLILKTQEAIGGSMSLVTRNGALSWTINELSYSKEDSDRAYLFRKLGSRFVASSDSQKLNEWTDDAIAEFIMGLKA, from the coding sequence ATGATTGATCAAAAGGAGCAGTCTAATCAAATTGTGCAAGACAAAATATTGTCATTGATACTCGGATCAAACTCTCCTAGAGATGCATTATTGTTAGATATTGTTAAAAGGATTGAAGGTAACCTTGGAACATCCTGGAATAACCGTGTTTTCTCTTCGCAATTTCAATCGTCGAATAACAAAGTCGACGACTATGAGAGACAACCGACATTTATTCATACCAAAGACGGCTTTGAGGTGTCTTTGGATATCGAGATAATCAAGGCATCTGTACAGAGTTTCCACCCAATGGCAAACTTCACTGTTGAAGAAAACCTATCTCTGGATGAGATCCAAACCAAGATGGCCAGTTTCAGTAACCTTTATCCCACAGATATCGTTTATAACTCCGAGTTTCTTCTCATGTGTTTAGCAAGCTCTACAGAAATCTTTAAAGACAATGGTAGTGTGGACTTGAAGGCATTTGTTGAATCGTATGGAATGAGTTTTGTTCTATGTTGTCTCTCGTCTGAAGCTCCAAGTGGCTATTTGAAGTCGGCTAGAAGTATCCTTGCCGCTGTTGCCTTTTATTTAAGTGAGGAATCAGATAAGTCCTCTTCTTACAGAGAAAAATTGGTCATAAAACTATTGGTGTCTAAAGTTCTTAACTTTTTCTCATCGTCTAACCAAGACTTCGACAAATATCTGCCTTCATGTGTGTGTACCATGATGGCTCTGACCTTACCAGTAATGACCAATCCGGGTCACTACTTGAATGAGAAAGCAGTTGATTTTCTCTTATCAACACCGTCCCTGCGTGCTACAGAGCTACCCATGTTTTCGGCTATTACCAAGACCAGCTCAGAGAATGCTATAAGAGAAATCCAATGGCTCTTTGAGAATCTGACTTACAGCTTATCTACACAAAAGGACGTTGCACTATACATGCAAAAAGGAGTATTTGAATATGCATTATCAGTGAAAGAACTGTCTAGTAGTATTAAAATCGAACCACTCATTCTTAAAACACAAGAGGCTATCGGTGGGTCCATGTCTTTAGTGACTAGAAATGGTGCCCTTTCATGGACTATCAATGAGTTGTCGTATTCAAAGGAAGACAGCGATCGTGCATATCTTTTCAGAAAGCTAGGTTCCCGATTTGTAGCCTCTTCCGACAGCCAAAAACTGAATGAGTGGACCGATGATGCTATTGCGGAGTTCATAATGGGGCTGAAAGCCTAA
- the URB1 gene encoding Urb1p (Protein required for the normal accumulation of 25S and 5.8S rRNAs; nucleolar protein; associated with the 27SA2 pre-ribosomal particle; proposed to be involved in the biogenesis of the 60S ribosomal subunit; GO_component: GO:0005730 - nucleolus [Evidence IEA]; GO_component: GO:0005730 - nucleolus [Evidence IDA] [PMID 14562095]; GO_component: GO:0005730 - nucleolus [Evidence IDA] [PMID 15208443]; GO_component: GO:0005730 - nucleolus [Evidence IDA] [PMID 22842922]; GO_component: GO:0005634 - nucleus [Evidence IEA]; GO_function: GO:0003729 - mRNA binding [Evidence IDA] [PMID 23222640]; GO_process: GO:0000466 - maturation of 5.8S rRNA from tricistronic rRNA transcript (SSU-rRNA, 5.8S rRNA, LSU-rRNA) [Evidence IMP] [PMID 15208443]; GO_process: GO:0000463 - maturation of LSU-rRNA from tricistronic rRNA transcript (SSU-rRNA, 5.8S rRNA, LSU-rRNA) [Evidence IMP] [PMID 15208443]; GO_process: GO:0006364 - rRNA processing [Evidence IEA]; GO_process: GO:0042254 - ribosome biogenesis [Evidence IEA]) produces MAEKRKRDFSKSDPVDSGLIDELGDRLSLIAEDEKKGVSSALNVENLATFANKHSSQILQAWSYYSQTNNHAKLIFATGKLGWFLAICGQNLQTLQKQGAIVIREIVEHHLKIIYRCLFSNRPTMTNPALRILSEIAKFNNGIYTGDLFSSLDLSLKAFPKILASTADESSTTKQSSMRTALLNFYLSFIKNGSAIIRKDLISQKKIVAGWMKRITQDPDHLVISTLDVFKNQILFESAFTKSTKLSFFNDWVLSNLVKLFSRSDEVVTELSKFLELLATDSANGIRFPDNGWYPPTSKTQSKRDSSASAQNVNEDSINNRLLLSLLKSLKPWEDVWQQDLSISILRSSPELLMPYVTSGLEPISFAPRLSSFWVSYANFLSRVIQLPIPQLQSLQPPATSVVVESILPLAVCKSGSLLKCLTHEVQLVRYLGCQIMVLCLKKLMTVSTEYSRRGWDLSDVVYTISDRLPDLQAIVSCLNTKSASGEVNDLLNTVITVLLSLYGTVFPDVISTFSLPSSLTNNWQHTVDSSKLDGLKLVQVRGSLQLQISSSAVGKWWNKSQGSSYSIFTRLVQLGASDSTFTDQVCQILLGLTNPTLLFQDETLVPPIEVLIRSIMQSFENFSKDEREKIWTLIDESVARCMRSPYKYVDEFAAVRADNTEVMSPLIVTMVEQWKYVKSPEASVERWFVRFIRDCCVCGESWTAAYKFISEKAGLKEQVFLQEQSFQMWKERLKLDEPFDFILSADAKDIISRSDLQFKIHGVYELQALKFRLVHDHENERMASHLLSSIPLSLAPYVAKKLFFKELIEARSVFLVKKYFITLGLFSSQEQDMDLSEIKSYVSKNLSSATIDRLAHGIWLLDSSDVMALLDSPDVSSSFCKLCIDRLTELKQAMELGILNRLISGQLIDVALAESLAANFRAKPPSLTTDLDNLLETLFENGYYKVVSSIIQSTKYLPSFIREVAEASDDSLIEIANTVAELGNTKEPSYTRLFNSASLAALAEIKKGDSKNVHSSLSLLAHTVDILSDEQLDEIAAYFDGVSGSVTLSSAIVSLAGSLYDYKPDGLKLWLQKCIVWLTKRLSEDSIITDGLRSFLLSFGKCNHHL; encoded by the coding sequence ATGGCAGAAAAGCGAAAACGAGACTTTAGTAAGTCTGATCCAGTAGATTCTGGTTTAATTGATGAACTGGGAGATCGGTTAAGTCTGattgctgaagatgaaaaaaaGGGCGTAAGCTCTGCATTGAACGTTGAAAACTTAGCTACATTTGCCAATAAACATTCGAGCCAAATTCTCCAAGCATGGTCGTACTATTCACAGACCAACAACCATGCAAAACTGATATTTGCAACCGGGAAACTGGGTTGGTTTCTGGCTATTTGTGGTCAAAACCTGCAGACGTTACAGAAACAGGGTGCTATAGTCATTCGAGAGATAGTTGAGCATCActtaaaaataatttacaGATGTCTCTTCTCAAACCGCCCAACTATGACAAATCCCGCATTGAGGATTCTATCCGAAATTGCTAAGTTCAATAACGGTATTTATACTGgagatttgttttcttcgCTGGATTTGTCCCTTAAAGCATTTCCTAAAATTCTAGCATCAACGGCCGACGAATCTTCAACTACAAAACAATCTTCTATGAGGACAGCATTATTaaacttttatttatcattTATTAAAAACGGATCTGCCATTATACGAAAAGATCTGATATctcagaaaaaaattgtaGCTGGTTGGATGAAAAGAATCACACAGGATCCAGACCATCTGGTGATTTCTACTTTAGACGTGTTCAAAAACcaaattttatttgaatCCGCCTTTACCAAGTCAACGAAATTAAGTTTTTTCAATGACTGGGTGCTCAGCAACTTGGTAAAGCTTTTTTCAAGATCAGATGAGGTTGTTACCGAATTATCAAAATTCTTGGAATTATTGGCTACTGACTCGGCCAACGGCATCCGATTCCCTGATAATGGATGGTATCCACCTACTAGCAAAACTCAGTCTAAGCGTGATAGTTCTGCCAGTGCGCAGAATGTTAATGAAGATTCTATAAACAACAGGTTGTTGCTGTCTCTGCTGAAGTCACTCAAGCCATGGGAAGATGTTTGGCAGCAGGATCTTTCAATATCCATTCTAAGATCTTCACCCGAATTACTGATGCCATATGTAACAAGTGGATTGGAACCTATTTCCTTTGCTCCTCGCTTGTCTTCGTTTTGGGTATCTTATGCGAACTTTTTGTCTCGAGTGATTCAACTTCCCATTCCTCAGCTACAATCACTACAACCTCCTGCAACATCCGTAGTAGTCGAGAGTATCTTACCTCTTGCGGTATGCAAGTCGGGATCTCTACTAAAATGCCTCACTCATGAAGTGCAACTTGTGAGATACCTGGGCTGTCAAATAATGGTATTATGCTTAAAAAAGCTTATGACTGTATCTACGGAGTATTCCCGCCGAGGCTGGGACTTGTCGGATGTTGTGTATACTATAAGCGATCGTCTCCCTGATTTACAAGCTATTGTATCATGTTTGAACACCAAATCAGCCTCAGGAGAGGTTAATGATCTTCTCAACACCGTTATAACTGTATTGCTATCGCTCTACGGCACTGTTTTCCCCGATGTAATATCGACCTTTTCATTGCCATCGAGTCTAACTAATAATTGGCAGCATACTGTCGATAGTAGCAAGTTGGATGGATTGAAATTAGTTCAGGTTCGAGGGTCTTTGCAACTTCAAATCTCTTCGAGTGCTGTTGGCAAATGGTGGAACAAATCACAGGGGTCGAGCTATTCAATATTTACCAGACTGGTTCAATTGGGGGCATCCGATAGTACATTCACTGACCAGGTTTGTCAAATTCTTCTAGGTTTAACGAATCCTACCCTTTTATTTCAGGATGAGACACTAGTCCCCCCTATCGAGGTTTTGATAAGATCCATTATGCAATCTTTTGAAAACTTCTCTAAAGATGAACGAGAAAAGATTTGGACGTTAATTGATGAATCGGTTGCTAGGTGTATGAGATCACCATACAAATATGTTGATGAATTTGCAGCAGTAAGAGCGGATAATACTGAAGTAATGAGCCCCCTGATAGTGACAATGGTAGAACAATGGAAATATGTTAAATCACCTGAAGCCAGTGTAGAAAGATGGTTTGTCCGTTTCATTAGGGACTGCTGTGTCTGCGGTGAGAGTTGGACTGCAGCTTATAAGTTTATCAGCGAAAAAGCTGGTTTAAAAGAACAAGTatttcttcaagagcaaaGTTTTCAGATGTGGAAAGAGAGACTGAAGTTAGACGAACCATTTGATTTCATATTATCTGCTGACGCCAAGGATATCATTAGCCGTTCGGATCTCCAGTTCAAGATACATGGTGTATATGAGCTTCAAGCTCTTAAGTTCCGGCTTGTCCATGACCACGAAAACGAACGCATGGCCTCTCATCTGTTATCAAGTATTCCATTATCTCTAGCTCCGTATGTCGCCAAGaagctctttttcaaagaaCTGATAGAGGCGAGATCGGTCTTCTTAGTGAAGAAGTATTTCATCACTTTGGGactcttctcttctcaagaacaagatATGGATCTTTCAGAGATTAAATCTTACGTGTCTAAAAATCTTTCAAGTGCCACAATAGATAGACTGGCACATGGAATTTGGCTTTTAGATTCATCTGATGTTATGGCTTTGCTAGACAGTCCTGATGTCTCATCCAGTTTTTGCAAGCTTTGCATTGATCGTCTGACCGAACTTAAACAGGCCATGGAACTAGGCATTCTGAATCGTTTAATATCTGGACAATTGATTGATGTGGCTTTGGCCGAATCACTTGCTGCTAATTTCAGGGCCAAACCACCTAGTCTAACGACCGACCTTGATAATTTGCTTGAAACATTATTTGAGAATGGTTATTACAAAGTCGTGTCCTCGATTATCCAGTCCACTAAGTACTTGCCTTCTTTTATAAGAGAGGTTGCGGAAGCTTCAGATGATTCTTTGATTGAGATAGCTAACACTGTCGCTGAACTTGGAAATACAAAAGAACCATCTTATACCAGGCTATTCAATTCTGCATCTTTGGCTGCCTTGGCTGAGATCAAGAAAGGTGACAGTAAGAATGTGCATTCTTCTCTCAGTCTACTGGCCCATACTGTAGATATTTTATCGGACGAGCAATTGGATGAGATAGCAGCGTATTTTGATGGTGTGTCGGGTTCTGTTACTCTATCTTCGGCAATTGTCAGCCTAGCTGGAAGCTTATACGATTATAAACCAGACGGACTGAAATTGTGGCTACAAAAGTGCATTGTCTGGTTAACAAAGCGACTATCTGAAGACAGTATTATCACAGACGGATTAAGGTCATTTTTGTTATCATTTGGTAAGTGCAATCATCACTTATAA
- the ESF2 gene encoding Esf2p (Essential nucleolar protein involved in pre-18S rRNA processing; binds to RNA and stimulates ATPase activity of Dbp8; involved in assembly of the small subunit (SSU) processome; GO_component: GO:0030686 - 90S preribosome [Evidence IDA] [PMID 15964808]; GO_component: GO:0005737 - cytoplasm [Evidence IDA] [PMID 14562095]; GO_component: GO:0005737 - cytoplasm [Evidence IDA] [PMID 15964808]; GO_component: GO:0005730 - nucleolus [Evidence IEA]; GO_component: GO:0005730 - nucleolus [Evidence IDA] [PMID 14562095]; GO_component: GO:0005730 - nucleolus [Evidence IDA] [PMID 15964808]; GO_component: GO:0005634 - nucleus [Evidence IEA]; GO_function: GO:0001671 - ATPase activator activity [Evidence IDA] [PMID 16772403]; GO_function: GO:0003723 - RNA binding [Evidence IEA]; GO_function: GO:0003723 - RNA binding [Evidence IDA] [PMID 16772403]; GO_function: GO:0000166 - nucleotide binding [Evidence IEA]; GO_process: GO:0000480 - endonucleolytic cleavage in 5'-ETS of tricistronic rRNA transcript (SSU-rRNA, 5.8S rRNA, LSU-rRNA) [Evidence IMP] [PMID 15964808]; GO_process: GO:0000447 - endonucleolytic cleavage in ITS1 to separate SSU-rRNA from 5.8S rRNA and LSU-rRNA from tricistronic rRNA transcript (SSU-rRNA, 5.8S rRNA, LSU-rRNA) [Evidence IMP] [PMID 15964808]; GO_process: GO:0000472 - endonucleolytic cleavage to generate mature 5'-end of SSU-rRNA from (SSU-rRNA, 5.8S rRNA, LSU-rRNA) [Evidence IMP] [PMID 15964808]; GO_process: GO:0006364 - rRNA processing [Evidence IEA]; GO_process: GO:0042254 - ribosome biogenesis [Evidence IEA]; GO_process: GO:0034462 - small-subunit processome assembly [Evidence IMP] [PMID 15964808]), whose translation MVRSKATDFFNVEQSGSDADRSDSEDGQNFNSQENNDIYGSDNEDVDDEEEEFKGRSSISNKRRREDAFKSDNEDDEDEDESIENQLEEDGEEEYSDRELEEDFEVEDKKAQNGKLKPLTKEQVEQDLEKIRKSGVVYISRIPPYMKPQKLRQILSRFGEVNRIFLTPEDPKVYAKRVKYGGNKKKNYTEGWAEFVKKKNAKLAADTLNGNIIGGKKGSYYHDDILNVKYLSKFKWQNLTEQIALEAQSRQEKLRAEIAQATRENKIFIENVERHKMIQGIQKKRAEKAESSGGAKEPAEIRRTFQQRQVESRRSDATKKSNDKNLDKTVSRVLSKVF comes from the coding sequence ATGGTTCGAAGTAAAGCAACTGATTTCTTCAACGTCGAGCAGTCAGGAAGCGACGCAGACAGAAGCGATTCTGAAGATGGACAAAACTTTAATAGCCAAGAGAATAACGACATATACGGCAGTGATAATGAGGATGTagatgacgaggaagaagagttCAAAGGAAGATCTTCCATTTCGAATAAACGTCGTCGGGAAGATGCCTTTAAAAGCGATaacgaagatgacgaagacgaagatgaaagCATAGAAAATCAACTTGAGGAGGATGGGGAAGAAGAATACAGTGATAGAGAGTTGGAGGAAGATTTTGAGGTAGAAGACAAGAAAGCTCAAAATGGAAAACTCAAGCCGTTGACGAAAGAGCAAGTCGAGCAGGATTTGGAAAAGATCAGAAAATCTGGTGTAGTTTATATCTCACGCATTCCGCCATATATGAAACCACAAAAGCTACGACAGATCCTCAGCAGATTTGGTGAAGTTAATAGAATTTTCTTGACGCCTGAAGATCCCAAGGTATATGCCAAACGAGTCAAGTATGGTggaaacaagaaaaaaaattatacTGAAGGATGGGCTGAAtttgtcaagaagaagaatgccaagctggctgctgatacttTGAATGGAAATATCATTGGTGGCAAAAAGGGCTCATATTATCATGATGATATTTTAAATGTCAAATATTTATCGAAATTTAAGTGGCAGAACCTCACAGAACAAATTGCTCTTGAAGCTCAGTCAAGACAAGAGAAGCTTCGTGCTGAAATTGCTCAAGCTACAAGAGAAAACaagatatttattgaaaatgtGGAGCGTCATAAGATGATTCAAGGcatccagaagaagagggCTGAGAAGGCCGAGTCAAGTGGTGGAGCAAAAGAACCAGCTGAAATTCGCAGAACTTTTCAACAACGGCAAGTCGAGTCAAGGCGTTCCGATGCTACCAAGAAGTCGAATGATAAGAACCTTGACAAGACAGTTTCCAGAGTCCTTAGCAAAGTATTTTAG
- the KRE5 gene encoding Kre5p (Protein required for beta-1,6 glucan biosynthesis; mutations result in aberrant morphology and severe growth defects; GO_component: GO:0005783 - endoplasmic reticulum [Evidence IEA]; GO_component: GO:0005783 - endoplasmic reticulum [Evidence TAS] [PMID 10601196]; GO_component: GO:0005788 - endoplasmic reticulum lumen [Evidence IEA]; GO_function: GO:0003980 - UDP-glucose:glycoprotein glucosyltransferase activity [Evidence IEA]; GO_function: GO:0003980 - UDP-glucose:glycoprotein glucosyltransferase activity [Evidence IDA] [PMID 9611196]; GO_process: GO:0006078 - (1->6)-beta-D-glucan biosynthetic process [Evidence TAS] [PMID 8550469]; GO_process: GO:0097359 - UDP-glucosylation [Evidence IEA]; GO_process: GO:0006486 - protein glycosylation [Evidence IEA]), with product MNTPNAWIVTPSICEYDLDNIILSTASEDGVLKGTYQLSNILLEGHATDTTLDVPPRGLAVDLGTREEPKIVDTIVMANFGYLQLKANPGLWILSPKSGRSSKIFELVSIGLSSVSLSHESNKIWLTSMTGATIFPKFRRYPGMEDEDVLDTSEVSTIASKIGSGLAKVWSKFDRKTTNIVSVDDKSQAEINIFAVASGHLYERLLSIMTVSVMRHTNHTVKFWLIENFLSPSFKEFLPTLSSKYGFEYELITYKWPHWLRGQKEKQRTIWGYKILFLDTLFPQTLDKVIFVDSDQIIRTDLKELVDMDLQGAPYGYTPMGDSREEMEGFRFWKQGYWKKYLNGLPYHISALYVVDLKRFREIAAGDRLRKQYQMLSADPESLANLDQDLPNHMQRQIPIFSLPQDWLWCETWCSDESLATAKTIDLCNNPLTKEPKLDRARRQIPEWTVYDNEIADLESEFKQIKHQSNLEDKILDPVSSVQAEVDSIGHDDL from the coding sequence ATGAACACACCTAACGCCTGGATTGTGACTCCTTCGATTTGTGAATATGATTTGGATAACATTATTTTAAGCACTGCATCAGAAGATGGCGTCTTGAAAGGAACTTATCAATTGTCCAACATCTTACTTGAGGGACATGCGACTGACACGACGTTAGACGTCCCGCCTCGTGGCCTTGCAGTAGACCTGGGTACACGTGAAGAACCAAAGATCGTGGATACAATCGTGATGGCCAATTTCGGGTATTTGCAACTTAAAGCGAACCCTGGTTTATGGATTCTTAGCCCAAAGAGCGGAAGGAGTTCCAAAATTTTTGAGCTCGTTTCGATAGGATTAAGCTCAGTTTCATTGAGCCAtgaatcaaacaaaatatgGCTCACTTCTATGACAGGAGCAACTATTTTCCCCAAATTCAGAAGGTATCCTGGCATGGAGGATGAGGATGTTCTTGATACATCTGAAGTTTCAACTATCGCCTCTAAGATTGGCTCTGGACTGGCAAAAGTTTGGTCCAAGTTTGATCGTAAAACTACAAACATTGTATCAGTCGACGATAAGTCTCAAGCGGAAATCAACATCTTTGCTGTGGCTAGTGGACACCTATATGAGAGATTACTAAGCATTATGACAGTAAGTGTAATGAGGCACACAAATCACACAGTCAAGTTTTGGTTGATTGAGAACTTTTTGTCCCCTAGTTTCAAAGAGTTTTTACCCACTCTATCATCCAAGTATGGATTTGAATATGAGCTTATAACGTACAAATGGCCACATTGGCTACGAGGACAAAAGGAGAAGCAAAGAACTATCTGGGGCTATAAAATCCTGTTTTTAGATACACTGTTCCCACAAACTTTAGATAAGGTCATCTTTGTCGACTCTGACCAAATCATCAGAACCGATCTTAAGGAATTGGTAGATATGGATTTGCAAGGGGCACCTTACGGATATACTCCAATGGGTGACTCCAGAGAAGAGATGGAAGGGTTCAGATTCTGGAAACAAGGTTATTGGAAAAAGTATCTTAATGGGCTGCCATATCATATCAGTGCGCTGTATGTTGTGGATCTCAAAAGATTCAGAGAAATTGCAGCCGGAGATAGACTAAGAAAGCAATACCAGATGCTTTCAGCTGACCCAGAATCGTTGGCCAACCTTGATCAAGATCTGCCGAACCACATGCAACGGCAGATCCCTATCTTTTCTCTACCTCAAGATTGGCTGTGGTGTGAGACTTGGTGCTCTGACGAAAGCTTGGCCACTGCAAAGACAATTGATCTTTGTAACAATCCACTTACAAAAGAGCCGAAGCTCGATCGCGCAAGACGCCAAATTCCAGAATGGACTGTGTATGACAATGAAATCGCTGATTTAGAGAGCGAGTTCAAGCAAATTAAACACCAGTCTAACCTGGAAGACAAGATATTAGACCCTGTAAGCTCGGTTCAGGCTGAAGTTGACAGCATTGGTCACGATGACTTGTAA